One region of Streptomyces rishiriensis genomic DNA includes:
- a CDS encoding acylneuraminate cytidylyltransferase, translating to MSDTPAGVRRVLAVIPARGGSKGVPAKNLAPVGGVPLVTRAVRECRATRLVTDVVVSTDDHAIAAAAREAGAEVVLRPAAIAGDTATSEAAVLHALDAHEALHGSPADAVLLVQCTSPFLVRDDIDGVASAVVEQGADTAVTVVPFHGFVWRDADAGGEADAGTGPAGGFGVNHDKSFRPRRQDRPRDLLETGAAYAMETRGFRAHGHRFFGRTELVRTDPARVLEIDDPHDLARARALAPLFDTNRPGSLPTAADIDAVVLDFDGTQTDDRALIDSDGREFVSVHRGDGLGIAALRRAGLRMLILSTEQNPVVAARARKLRLPVLHGIDRKDLALKQWCEEQGIAPERVLYAGNDVNDLPCFALVGWPVAVASAHDVVRGAARAVTTLPGGDGAIREIAGWLLGPSLDTPTR from the coding sequence ATGTCCGACACACCAGCCGGGGTGCGCCGTGTGCTCGCGGTGATCCCGGCGCGCGGCGGCTCCAAGGGCGTGCCCGCGAAGAACCTCGCGCCGGTGGGGGGCGTACCGCTCGTCACCCGCGCGGTCCGCGAGTGCCGGGCGACCCGCCTCGTGACGGACGTCGTCGTCTCCACCGACGACCACGCCATCGCGGCCGCGGCGCGCGAGGCGGGCGCGGAGGTCGTGCTGCGCCCGGCTGCCATCGCCGGCGACACCGCGACCTCCGAGGCGGCCGTCCTGCACGCCCTGGACGCCCACGAGGCGCTGCACGGCTCCCCGGCCGACGCCGTCCTGCTCGTGCAGTGCACCAGCCCCTTCCTCGTCCGCGACGACATCGACGGGGTCGCCTCGGCCGTCGTCGAGCAGGGCGCCGACACCGCGGTGACGGTGGTCCCCTTCCACGGCTTCGTCTGGCGTGACGCGGACGCCGGCGGGGAGGCCGACGCGGGTACCGGCCCGGCCGGCGGCTTCGGGGTCAACCACGACAAGTCCTTCCGCCCCCGCCGCCAGGACCGCCCCCGGGACCTCCTGGAGACCGGCGCCGCCTACGCCATGGAGACCCGGGGCTTCCGTGCGCACGGCCACCGCTTCTTCGGCCGCACGGAACTCGTCCGCACCGACCCGGCCCGCGTCCTGGAGATCGACGACCCGCACGATCTGGCCCGGGCGAGGGCGCTGGCGCCCCTCTTCGACACGAACCGGCCCGGTTCCCTCCCCACCGCCGCCGACATCGACGCCGTCGTCCTCGACTTCGACGGCACCCAGACCGACGACCGGGCGCTGATCGACTCCGACGGACGGGAGTTCGTCTCCGTGCACCGCGGCGACGGCCTCGGCATCGCCGCCCTGCGCAGGGCGGGCCTGCGGATGCTGATCCTGTCGACCGAACAGAACCCGGTCGTCGCCGCCCGGGCCCGGAAGCTGAGGCTCCCGGTCCTGCACGGCATCGACCGCAAGGACCTCGCGCTCAAGCAGTGGTGCGAGGAACAGGGCATCGCGCCGGAGCGTGTGCTCTACGCGGGCAACGACGTCAACGACCTGCCCTGCTTCGCCCTCGTGGGCTGGCCGGTGGCGGTCGCGAGCGCCCACGACGTCGTACGCGGCGCCGCACGCGCGGTCACCACCCTCCCCGGCGGCGACGGCGCGATCCGGGAGATCGCCGGCTGGCTCCTCGGACCCTCTCTCGACACCCCCACCAGGTAA
- a CDS encoding N-acetylneuraminate synthase family protein: MSTNSRLRSFGSREVGPGRPVYICGEIGINHNGEIENALKLIDAAAEAGCDAVKFQKRTPEICTPRDQWDIERDTPWGRMTYIDYRHRVEFGEDEYRQIDEYCEEKGIAWFASPWDAEAVAFLEKFDVPAHKVASASLTDDELLRALRGTGRAVILSTGMSTPKQIRHAVEVLGSDNILMCHATSTYPAKAEELNLRVINTLEKEFPNVPIGYSGHETGLQTTLAAVALGAAFVERHITLDRAMWGSDQAASVEPGGLTRLVRDIRTIEASLGDGVKKVYESELGPMKKLRRVPGVVAEAEIAAAAGEPVAV, translated from the coding sequence ATGAGCACCAACTCCCGTCTGCGCAGCTTCGGTTCCCGCGAGGTCGGTCCCGGCAGGCCCGTCTACATCTGCGGCGAGATCGGCATCAACCACAACGGCGAGATCGAGAACGCCCTCAAGCTGATCGACGCGGCCGCCGAGGCCGGCTGCGACGCCGTCAAGTTCCAGAAGCGCACCCCGGAGATCTGCACCCCGCGCGACCAGTGGGACATCGAGCGCGACACCCCCTGGGGCCGCATGACCTACATCGACTACCGCCACCGCGTCGAGTTCGGCGAGGACGAGTACCGGCAGATCGACGAGTACTGCGAGGAGAAGGGCATCGCCTGGTTCGCGTCCCCGTGGGACGCCGAGGCGGTCGCCTTCCTGGAGAAGTTCGACGTTCCCGCGCACAAGGTGGCGTCCGCCTCGCTGACGGACGACGAGCTGCTGCGCGCCCTGCGCGGCACCGGCCGCGCCGTCATCCTCTCCACCGGCATGTCGACGCCGAAGCAGATCCGGCACGCCGTCGAGGTGCTGGGCAGCGACAACATCCTCATGTGCCACGCCACGTCGACCTACCCGGCGAAGGCCGAGGAGCTCAACCTCCGCGTGATCAACACGCTGGAGAAGGAGTTCCCGAACGTCCCGATCGGCTACTCCGGCCACGAGACCGGCCTCCAGACCACCCTCGCCGCAGTCGCCCTCGGCGCCGCCTTCGTCGAACGTCACATCACCCTCGACCGCGCGATGTGGGGCTCCGACCAGGCCGCCTCCGTCGAGCCGGGCGGTCTCACCCGCCTCGTCCGCGACATCCGCACCATCGAGGCCTCCCTCGGCGACGGCGTCAAGAAGGTCTACGAGTCCGAGCTCGGCCCCATGAAGAAGCTGCGCCGTGTGCCGGGCGTCGTCGCGGAGGCGGAGATCGCGGCGGCGGCGGGCGAACCGGTCGCGGTGTGA
- a CDS encoding amidohydrolase, whose amino-acid sequence MSRESEADPSGEDVLPGALPGALSGALPGTLPEALRAELVAFRRDMHMHPELGNQEFRTTAAIKARLEKAGLQPRVLAVGTGLICDIGTVGGGGVAGAGADGVPVLAMRADIDALPIPDTKTECAYRSKVPDRAHACGHDVHTTVVLGAGLVLAELHRQGRLPRPVRLIFQPAEEVLPGGAADAIEDGALDGVGRIIAVHCDPRVDAGKVGLREGAITSACDRLEISLDGPGGHTARPHLTTDLVTAVARVVTDVPALVGRRVDTRAGLAVTWGRIESGHAPNVIPQHAELAGTVRCLDIEAWRQAPDIVVAAIDEVANLHRAKSEINYVRGVPPVVNDGDVAGLLRDAMVARRGEEAVEGTEQSLGGEDFSWYLERVPGAMARLGVRPPGERTVRDLHQGDFDADESAITVGVELFTAAALLDAATRAH is encoded by the coding sequence ATGTCCCGAGAGTCCGAGGCCGATCCGTCAGGGGAAGACGTGCTCCCCGGTGCACTTCCGGGTGCGCTGTCCGGAGCCCTTCCCGGCACCTTGCCCGAGGCGCTGCGCGCAGAGCTCGTGGCCTTCCGCCGCGACATGCACATGCACCCCGAGCTGGGCAACCAGGAGTTCCGTACGACGGCCGCGATCAAGGCCCGCCTCGAGAAGGCGGGCCTCCAGCCGCGCGTACTCGCCGTGGGGACCGGCCTCATCTGTGACATCGGGACCGTGGGCGGAGGGGGCGTGGCGGGCGCCGGGGCCGACGGCGTTCCGGTCCTGGCGATGCGCGCGGACATCGACGCGCTGCCCATCCCGGACACGAAGACCGAGTGCGCGTACCGCTCGAAGGTGCCGGACCGCGCGCACGCCTGCGGGCACGACGTGCACACCACCGTCGTCCTCGGCGCCGGACTCGTCCTCGCCGAGCTGCACCGGCAGGGCCGGCTCCCGCGTCCCGTGCGGCTGATCTTCCAGCCCGCCGAGGAGGTCCTGCCCGGCGGTGCCGCCGACGCCATCGAGGACGGGGCGCTGGACGGGGTCGGGCGGATCATCGCCGTGCACTGCGACCCGCGCGTGGACGCGGGCAAGGTCGGGCTGCGGGAGGGCGCCATCACCTCCGCCTGCGACCGGCTGGAGATCTCGCTGGACGGGCCCGGCGGCCACACCGCCCGCCCGCACCTGACGACCGACCTCGTGACCGCCGTCGCCCGGGTCGTCACCGACGTGCCCGCGCTGGTCGGCCGCCGCGTCGACACCCGGGCCGGGCTGGCCGTCACCTGGGGCCGGATCGAGAGCGGGCACGCCCCGAACGTGATCCCGCAGCACGCCGAGCTCGCCGGGACCGTCCGCTGCCTGGACATCGAGGCGTGGCGGCAGGCCCCGGACATCGTCGTCGCGGCGATCGACGAGGTCGCCAACCTGCACCGGGCCAAGTCGGAGATCAACTACGTGCGCGGCGTCCCGCCCGTCGTCAACGACGGTGACGTCGCCGGGCTGCTGCGGGACGCCATGGTCGCCCGGCGCGGCGAGGAGGCGGTGGAGGGCACCGAGCAGAGCCTCGGCGGCGAGGACTTCTCCTGGTACCTCGAGCGGGTGCCCGGCGCGATGGCCCGGCTCGGGGTCCGCCCGCCCGGCGAGCGCACCGTGCGCGACCTGCACCAGGGCGACTTCGACGCGGACGAGTCCGCGATCACCGTCGGCGTGGAGCTCTTCACGGCGGCCGCGCTGCTGGACGCGGCGACGCGCGCCCACTGA
- a CDS encoding BMP family lipoprotein, with amino-acid sequence MSRRTRFSRAAVTVAVVALAAAGCGKSSSDSKSSDSESSSGGYSGKGIGLAYDIGGKGDQSFNDAAYAGFQKAEKEFKIGGQDIEPQDGESDADKVQRLTQLAQAGYNPVIGVGFVYAPAVKEVAAKFPKITFGIIDDEQVQAKNVADLVFHEEQASYLAGVAAAKATKKAHIGFIGGVDIPLIHKFEAGYVQGAKSVDPNIKIESQYLTETAQEGGFSSPDKGKDAASGQIEAGADVLYHAAGLSGQGVITEAAAKKVWAIGVDSDQYSQSALAAYKDYILGSALKNVGGAVYDLVKSVHEGKPLSGVVRGSLSNDGVGFADSNPKYKAMTDVVAAVDKAKQDIIDGKITVNTK; translated from the coding sequence ATGTCTCGGAGGACGAGATTCTCCAGGGCCGCGGTGACCGTCGCGGTCGTCGCGCTCGCCGCCGCGGGCTGCGGGAAGTCCAGCAGCGACTCGAAGTCGAGCGACTCGGAATCCAGCAGCGGCGGCTACTCGGGCAAGGGCATCGGCCTCGCCTACGACATCGGCGGCAAGGGCGACCAGTCGTTCAACGACGCCGCCTACGCCGGCTTCCAGAAGGCCGAGAAGGAATTCAAGATCGGCGGCCAGGACATCGAGCCGCAGGACGGCGAGTCCGACGCGGACAAGGTGCAGCGGCTGACCCAGCTCGCCCAGGCCGGCTACAACCCGGTGATCGGCGTCGGCTTCGTCTACGCGCCGGCCGTCAAGGAGGTCGCGGCCAAGTTCCCGAAGATCACCTTCGGCATCATCGACGACGAGCAGGTCCAGGCCAAGAACGTCGCCGACCTGGTCTTCCACGAGGAGCAGGCCTCGTACCTGGCCGGCGTCGCCGCCGCCAAGGCCACCAAGAAGGCGCACATCGGCTTCATCGGCGGCGTGGACATCCCGCTGATCCACAAGTTCGAGGCCGGTTACGTCCAGGGCGCCAAGTCGGTCGATCCGAACATCAAGATCGAGTCGCAGTACCTGACCGAGACCGCCCAGGAGGGCGGCTTCTCCAGCCCCGACAAGGGCAAGGACGCGGCGAGCGGTCAGATCGAGGCGGGCGCCGACGTCCTCTACCACGCGGCCGGTCTCTCCGGGCAGGGCGTGATCACCGAGGCCGCCGCCAAGAAGGTGTGGGCCATCGGCGTCGACTCCGACCAGTACAGCCAGAGCGCGCTGGCGGCGTACAAGGACTACATCCTCGGCTCGGCGCTGAAGAACGTCGGCGGCGCCGTCTACGATCTCGTGAAGTCCGTCCACGAGGGCAAGCCGCTGTCCGGTGTGGTCCGCGGCAGCCTCTCCAACGACGGCGTCGGATTCGCCGACAGCAACCCGAAGTACAAGGCGATGACGGACGTTGTCGCGGCCGTCGACAAGGCCAAGCAGGACATCATCGACGGCAAGATCACGGTAAACACCAAGTAA
- a CDS encoding BMP family lipoprotein, with protein sequence MRRVSRIAVAGVATAALAVTVSACGSSSTSSSSSSSDKNLGLALAYDVGGKGDQSFNDAATAGLDKADKEFGYKSTAVEPQDGESDADKVQRLESLAKQGYNPVIGVGFAYAPAVKEVAAKYPKTTFGIVDDEQIKADNVADLVFHEEQASYLAGVAAAKATKTNTVGFIGGVDVPLIHKFEAGFKQGVQDTKKGVTVKSQYLTETAAEGGFSSPDKGENAAEGQIDAGADVVYAAAGLSGQGVIKAANANKVWAIGVDSDQYKQDALKAYKDSILTSAMKNVEGAVYTLAKSVEDGKPATGVVRGSLENGGVSVSDSNPAFADNTAIQDAIKKAEEGIKNGTITVKTS encoded by the coding sequence ATGCGCCGGGTGTCCCGAATCGCGGTTGCGGGTGTTGCCACCGCAGCTCTCGCCGTGACCGTTTCCGCTTGCGGAAGCTCCTCCACGTCGTCCTCTTCCAGCAGCAGTGACAAGAACCTGGGCCTCGCGCTCGCGTACGACGTCGGTGGCAAGGGCGACCAGTCCTTCAACGACGCCGCCACGGCCGGCCTGGACAAGGCCGACAAGGAGTTCGGCTACAAGTCCACCGCCGTCGAGCCGCAGGACGGCGAGTCCGACGCGGACAAGGTGCAGCGTCTGGAGAGCCTCGCCAAGCAGGGTTACAACCCGGTGATCGGTGTCGGCTTCGCCTACGCGCCGGCCGTCAAGGAGGTCGCGGCCAAGTACCCGAAGACCACCTTCGGCATCGTCGACGACGAGCAGATCAAGGCCGACAACGTCGCCGACCTCGTCTTCCACGAGGAGCAGGCCTCCTACCTCGCCGGCGTCGCCGCCGCCAAGGCCACCAAGACCAACACCGTCGGCTTCATCGGTGGCGTGGACGTCCCGCTGATCCACAAGTTCGAGGCCGGCTTCAAGCAGGGCGTCCAGGACACCAAGAAGGGTGTCACGGTCAAGTCGCAGTACCTGACCGAGACCGCCGCCGAGGGTGGCTTCTCCAGCCCCGACAAGGGCGAGAACGCCGCCGAGGGCCAGATCGACGCCGGTGCGGACGTCGTCTACGCCGCCGCCGGTCTGTCCGGCCAGGGTGTCATCAAGGCCGCCAACGCCAACAAGGTGTGGGCGATCGGCGTCGACTCCGACCAGTACAAGCAGGACGCGCTGAAGGCGTACAAGGACTCGATCCTCACGTCGGCCATGAAGAACGTCGAGGGTGCGGTCTACACGCTGGCCAAGTCCGTCGAGGACGGCAAGCCGGCGACCGGCGTGGTCCGCGGCAGCCTCGAGAACGGCGGCGTGAGCGTGTCGGACTCGAACCCGGCCTTCGCGGACAACACCGCGATCCAGGACGCGATCAAGAAGGCCGAAGAGGGCATCAAGAACGGCACCATCACGGTGAAGACCTCCTGA
- a CDS encoding ABC transporter ATP-binding protein has product MDASSSPPLTAPSTIAVELAGITKRFPGVVANHDIHLAVSKGTVHALVGENGAGKSTLMKILYGMQKPDEGTIAVDGRQVSFSSPADAIARGIGMVHQHFMLADNLTVLENVVLGSEKLYGIGGNARKKIKEISERYGLGVRPDALVEDLGVADRQRVEILKVLFRGAKTLILDEPTAVLVPQEVDALFDNLRELKSEGLSVIFISHKLGEVLSVADEITVIRRGTTVGTAVPAETSPRQLAEMMVGSELPTPETAESTVTDKPVIQVANLIVYASGGASLGIEAEPTAGGVSGMISPEVALGGEVKKALDDVSFTIHAGEVMGIAGVEGNGQTELIDALIGTKNADSGSIVFLGEDITPWSTRKRRESGVGYIPEDRHRQGLLLEAPLWENRILGHVTEAPNAKGFWLNIKGAQADTRRIVEEFDVRTPGIDVTAASLSGGNQQKLIVGREMSHSPKFLIAAHPTRGVDVGAQAQIWDRIREARREGLAVLLISADLDELIGLSDTLRVIYNGTLVADADPATITPEELGSAMTGAATGHLEHVDDAGTTEETAGPEDEAR; this is encoded by the coding sequence ATCGACGCGTCCAGCAGCCCTCCGCTCACCGCACCGTCGACGATCGCGGTAGAGCTGGCGGGGATCACCAAGCGCTTCCCCGGTGTCGTCGCCAACCACGACATCCACCTCGCCGTCAGCAAAGGCACCGTGCACGCCCTCGTCGGCGAGAACGGCGCCGGCAAGTCGACGCTGATGAAGATCCTCTACGGCATGCAGAAGCCGGACGAGGGCACCATCGCCGTCGACGGCCGGCAGGTGAGCTTCTCCAGCCCCGCCGACGCCATCGCACGCGGCATCGGCATGGTCCACCAGCACTTCATGCTGGCCGACAACCTGACCGTCCTGGAGAACGTGGTGCTGGGCAGCGAGAAGCTGTACGGCATCGGTGGCAACGCCCGTAAGAAGATCAAGGAGATCTCCGAGCGCTACGGGCTCGGCGTGCGCCCCGACGCCCTGGTCGAGGACCTCGGCGTCGCCGACCGGCAGCGCGTGGAGATCCTCAAGGTCCTCTTCCGCGGCGCCAAGACCCTCATCCTCGACGAGCCGACCGCCGTGCTCGTCCCGCAGGAGGTCGACGCGCTCTTCGACAACCTGCGCGAGCTGAAGTCCGAGGGCCTGTCCGTCATCTTCATCTCCCACAAGCTGGGCGAGGTGCTGTCCGTCGCCGACGAGATCACGGTCATCCGGCGCGGCACCACCGTCGGCACGGCCGTCCCCGCCGAGACGAGCCCGCGCCAGCTCGCCGAGATGATGGTCGGCAGCGAGCTGCCCACCCCGGAGACCGCCGAGTCCACGGTCACCGACAAGCCCGTCATCCAGGTCGCCAACCTCATCGTGTACGCGAGCGGCGGCGCCTCCCTGGGCATCGAGGCGGAGCCCACGGCCGGCGGGGTCAGCGGCATGATCTCGCCCGAGGTCGCTCTCGGCGGCGAGGTCAAGAAGGCTCTCGACGACGTCAGCTTCACCATCCACGCCGGCGAGGTCATGGGCATCGCCGGTGTCGAAGGCAACGGCCAGACCGAGCTGATCGACGCGCTGATCGGCACCAAGAACGCCGACTCCGGCAGCATCGTCTTCCTCGGCGAGGACATCACCCCCTGGAGCACCCGCAAGCGGCGCGAGTCCGGCGTCGGCTACATCCCGGAGGACCGCCACCGTCAGGGCCTGCTCCTGGAGGCCCCCCTCTGGGAGAACCGCATCCTCGGCCATGTCACCGAGGCGCCCAACGCCAAGGGCTTCTGGCTGAACATCAAGGGCGCCCAGGCCGACACCCGCCGGATCGTCGAGGAGTTCGACGTCCGCACCCCCGGCATCGACGTCACCGCCGCCTCGCTCTCCGGCGGCAACCAGCAGAAGCTGATCGTCGGCCGCGAGATGAGCCACAGCCCGAAGTTCCTGATCGCCGCCCACCCCACCCGGGGTGTGGACGTCGGCGCCCAGGCCCAGATCTGGGACCGCATCCGCGAGGCCCGCCGGGAGGGCCTGGCGGTGCTGCTGATCTCCGCCGACCTCGACGAGCTCATCGGTCTGTCGGACACCCTGCGCGTGATCTACAACGGCACGCTGGTCGCGGACGCCGACCCCGCCACCATCACCCCGGAGGAGCTCGGCTCCGCCATGACCGGCGCCGCGACCGGTCACCTGGAACACGTCGACGACGCGGGAACCACCGAGGAAACCGCCGGTCCGGAGGACGAGGCCCGATGA
- a CDS encoding ABC transporter permease: MKKFDKERVLLAVAGPVIALVAAILLTSVVLIASGKSPIEPYTLMLEQAGYSDVQVLIVNQASMYYVAALAVAIGFRMNLFNIGVDGQYRLGAMMTAVVGANIALPSFLQIPLLLLVGVLTGAFWAGIAGVLKVTRGVSEVVATIMLNAIATSLIGYLTLDNIWGVQVGNNNTTGIMKNSGWVPGIDLGADVGEIYGLVFLAIALGIAYWVVLNRTRFGFDLRATGESETAAAASGVDAKKMVLTAMLISGGIAGLSGLPLLLGDAHTYSLSFPTGLGFTGITIALLGRNNPVGIAFAALLIAFLDKASPALDYATPVAYEKEIATIMQGLIVFAVVISYEAVRQWGLRRQQKRVGAELAAAAQNTKKEVTV, from the coding sequence ATGAAGAAGTTCGACAAGGAGCGCGTGCTCCTCGCGGTGGCCGGCCCGGTCATCGCGCTCGTCGCGGCGATCCTGCTGACCTCGGTCGTGCTGATCGCCTCGGGCAAGAGCCCGATCGAGCCCTACACGCTCATGCTGGAGCAGGCCGGCTACTCCGACGTCCAGGTCCTGATCGTCAACCAGGCCTCGATGTACTACGTCGCCGCCCTCGCGGTCGCCATCGGCTTCCGTATGAACCTGTTCAACATCGGCGTCGACGGCCAGTACCGCCTCGGCGCGATGATGACCGCCGTGGTCGGCGCGAACATCGCCCTGCCGTCGTTCCTCCAGATCCCGCTGCTGCTCCTGGTCGGGGTCCTCACCGGCGCCTTCTGGGCCGGCATCGCGGGCGTCCTGAAGGTCACCCGCGGCGTCAGCGAGGTCGTCGCGACGATCATGCTGAACGCGATCGCCACCAGCTTGATCGGCTACCTCACCCTCGACAACATCTGGGGCGTGCAGGTCGGCAACAACAACACCACCGGCATCATGAAAAACTCCGGCTGGGTCCCCGGCATCGACCTCGGCGCCGACGTCGGCGAGATCTACGGCCTGGTCTTCCTCGCCATCGCCCTCGGCATCGCCTACTGGGTCGTCCTCAACCGCACCCGCTTCGGCTTCGACCTGCGCGCCACCGGCGAGTCCGAGACCGCCGCCGCGGCCTCCGGCGTCGACGCCAAGAAGATGGTCCTCACCGCGATGCTCATCTCCGGCGGCATCGCGGGCCTCTCCGGCCTGCCCCTGCTGCTCGGCGACGCCCACACCTACAGCCTGAGCTTCCCCACTGGCCTCGGCTTCACCGGCATCACCATCGCCCTGCTCGGCCGCAACAACCCGGTCGGCATCGCCTTCGCCGCGCTCCTGATCGCCTTCCTCGACAAGGCCTCTCCCGCCCTCGACTACGCGACCCCGGTGGCGTACGAGAAGGAGATTGCCACGATCATGCAGGGCCTCATCGTCTTCGCGGTCGTCATCTCGTACGAGGCCGTACGCCAGTGGGGTCTGCGCCGTCAGCAGAAGCGCGTCGGCGCCGAGCTCGCCGCCGCCGCCCAGAACACCAAGAAGGAGGTGACGGTCTGA
- a CDS encoding ABC transporter permease: protein MSTTTIAKPKAKQPGKGGRRFSLPVLLLIIAGVLVLTSVVRLITGADGITSTGQMSTALRLAVPIGLAGLGGLWAERAGVVNIGLEGMMILGTWFGAWAGYQWGPWTGVAFGIIGGALGAVLHAIATVTFNVNHIVSGVAINILALGTTRYLSKFTFEGAPQGSSKQSPPIDSLGTFDVPGLSGWLDTLNEKHWFLISDVAGLVGGLITDLSPLTVVAVALVPATWWVLWRTAFGLRLRSCGENPVAAESLGVNVYKYKYIAVIISGGFAGLGGAFLSIVASNVYLDGQTAGRGYIGLAAMIFGNWMPGGLALGAGLFGYTDSLNLRGGTTNVHALILLLAIVLVFGAAYLAWRKKYVPAVITALVSALMFVWYVGTDEVPRQVVTAAPYIVTLLVLSLSAQSLRMPKADGMPYRKGQGK from the coding sequence ATGAGCACCACGACCATCGCCAAGCCGAAGGCGAAGCAGCCCGGAAAGGGCGGCCGCCGTTTCTCGCTCCCGGTCCTCCTGCTGATCATCGCGGGCGTGCTGGTGCTGACCTCCGTCGTCCGCCTCATCACCGGCGCGGACGGCATCACCTCCACCGGCCAGATGTCCACGGCGCTGCGCCTCGCCGTCCCGATCGGCCTCGCCGGTCTCGGCGGCCTGTGGGCGGAGCGCGCGGGCGTCGTCAACATCGGCCTCGAGGGCATGATGATCCTCGGCACCTGGTTCGGCGCCTGGGCCGGCTACCAGTGGGGCCCGTGGACGGGCGTCGCCTTCGGCATCATCGGCGGCGCGCTCGGCGCCGTCCTGCACGCCATCGCGACCGTCACCTTCAACGTGAACCACATCGTCTCCGGTGTGGCCATCAACATCCTGGCCCTGGGCACCACCCGCTACCTGTCGAAGTTCACCTTCGAGGGCGCCCCGCAGGGCTCCTCGAAGCAGTCCCCGCCGATCGACTCGCTGGGCACCTTCGACGTACCGGGCCTGTCGGGCTGGCTGGACACGCTCAACGAGAAGCACTGGTTCCTGATCTCGGACGTCGCCGGCCTGGTCGGCGGTCTGATCACCGACCTGTCGCCGCTCACCGTCGTCGCCGTCGCCCTCGTCCCGGCCACCTGGTGGGTGCTCTGGCGGACCGCCTTCGGCCTGCGGCTGCGCTCCTGCGGCGAGAACCCGGTGGCCGCCGAGTCCCTCGGCGTGAACGTCTACAAGTACAAGTACATCGCCGTGATCATCAGCGGTGGCTTCGCCGGCCTCGGCGGCGCCTTCCTGTCCATCGTGGCCTCGAACGTCTACCTCGACGGCCAGACCGCGGGCCGCGGCTACATCGGTCTCGCCGCGATGATCTTCGGCAACTGGATGCCGGGCGGCCTCGCCCTCGGCGCGGGCCTGTTCGGCTACACCGACAGCCTCAACCTGCGCGGCGGCACGACCAACGTGCACGCGCTGATCCTGCTGCTCGCGATCGTCCTGGTGTTCGGCGCGGCCTACCTGGCCTGGCGCAAGAAGTACGTGCCCGCCGTGATCACCGCGCTGGTCTCGGCCCTGATGTTCGTCTGGTACGTCGGCACGGACGAGGTTCCGCGCCAGGTCGTGACGGCCGCGCCGTACATCGTCACCCTGCTGGTGCTGTCGCTCTCCGCCCAGTCCCTCAGGATGCCCAAGGCGGACGGCATGCCGTACCGGAAGGGGCAGGGCAAGTGA
- a CDS encoding cytidine deaminase, whose translation MTPPTAAVDWEKLRTVARDAMSRAYAPYSGYPVGVAALVDDGRIVSGCNVENASYGIGLCAECGLVSELQNTGGGRLTHFTCVDGRGEILVPCGRCRQLLYEFGGPQLLLETPAGILPLAEMLPQAFGPGHLTK comes from the coding sequence GTGACCCCGCCCACCGCCGCGGTCGACTGGGAGAAGCTGCGTACGGTGGCCCGGGACGCCATGTCCCGGGCGTACGCCCCGTACTCCGGCTACCCGGTCGGCGTGGCGGCCCTGGTCGACGACGGCCGGATCGTGTCGGGCTGCAACGTCGAGAACGCCTCCTACGGGATCGGCCTGTGCGCCGAGTGCGGGCTGGTCTCGGAGCTCCAGAACACCGGAGGCGGCCGGCTCACGCACTTCACCTGCGTGGACGGCAGGGGCGAGATCCTCGTCCCGTGCGGCCGCTGCCGCCAGCTGCTCTACGAGTTCGGCGGCCCGCAGCTGCTGCTGGAGACGCCGGCGGGGATCCTGCCGCTGGCGGAGATGCTCCCGCAGGCCTTCGGCCCGGGCCACCTCACCAAGTAA